A DNA window from Luteolibacter luteus contains the following coding sequences:
- a CDS encoding response regulator: MEPTPHIAVVDDHREIRELLVRYLGQHGYRVSAAGSAAEFRAQMERGEVPDLAVLDIMMPGEDGLSLCRHLRSTSPLPVIFLTAMAEDTERIVGLELGADDYLVKPFNPRELLARIRAVLRRSSGGATKEEPLAKGSSVKFGDKVFDMTRHEVTGPDGVAVPLSTAEYRLLCVFLEHAGKVLSRDSLLDLTSGREAEVWDRSIDNQVSRLRRKIEEDPKNPMLIKTYWGDGYCFTGKVTPA; the protein is encoded by the coding sequence ATGGAGCCGACTCCGCACATCGCCGTGGTGGACGACCACCGGGAAATCCGTGAGCTGCTGGTGCGCTATCTGGGCCAGCACGGCTACCGGGTGAGCGCTGCTGGGAGCGCAGCGGAATTCCGCGCCCAGATGGAGCGGGGAGAGGTGCCGGATCTGGCGGTGCTGGACATCATGATGCCGGGGGAGGACGGGCTTTCGCTATGCCGCCACCTGCGGTCCACGAGTCCGCTGCCGGTGATATTCCTGACCGCGATGGCCGAGGATACAGAGCGGATCGTGGGGCTGGAGCTCGGGGCGGACGACTATTTGGTGAAGCCCTTCAATCCCCGGGAGCTGCTGGCCCGGATCCGTGCGGTACTGCGCCGCTCGAGCGGGGGCGCGACGAAGGAGGAGCCGCTCGCGAAGGGAAGCAGCGTGAAGTTTGGCGACAAGGTCTTCGACATGACCCGGCATGAGGTCACGGGCCCCGACGGGGTGGCCGTGCCGCTGAGCACGGCGGAGTATCGCTTGCTCTGTGTCTTTCTGGAGCATGCGGGAAAGGTGCTCAGCCGGGATTCCTTGCTAGACCTGACCAGTGGTCGTGAGGCGGAGGTCTGGGATCGCAGCATCGACAACCAGGTCAGCCGCTTACGAAGGAAGATCGAGGAGGATCCGAAGAATCCGATGCTGATCAAAACCTATTGGGGCGATGGCTATTGCTTCACTGGAAAGGTGACACCGGCATGA
- a CDS encoding ATP-binding protein — MKRFWMRSLTGQWITLMLLALALSQVLFLAIYRGDQLRTVFLLRRDEFLARAASVARLLDAAEPTLHPGILDAANTVAVRYWVGSRPEGDPLAWEEQARARLMESTRPPPADDLPLQAGVKWETLPLEEWKGGSPAMLVHLPDWNGFGLATEIGEGRWLNAVYAKPGSPVGPPGSYYVSMAITAVLLCVVTALIANRVGRPLRRLTDAAEKLGRGEETDPLPEDGADDIRRTATAFNRMQSRLKRYVEDRTGMMAAISHDLRTPITSLRLQAEFVSDDETRDKLVATLDEMKAITEASLAFAREEAASEATRSVDMEALLESLCEDLSQLGWEVEFVGSEAMPWRCRPDSLRRALRNVIENAVRYGGEATVSMKLGANALEIFVDDDGPGISEADRERVFAPFVRLESSRNRATGGTGLGLPIARTILRNHGGDLVLANRKEGGLRAVLHLPRD; from the coding sequence ATGAAGCGCTTCTGGATGCGAAGCCTGACCGGGCAGTGGATCACACTGATGCTGCTGGCGCTGGCGCTTTCGCAGGTGCTGTTCCTAGCCATTTATCGGGGGGATCAATTGCGGACAGTCTTCCTTTTGCGGCGAGATGAGTTTTTGGCGCGGGCGGCCTCGGTGGCGCGCTTGCTGGATGCCGCGGAGCCGACCTTGCATCCGGGGATTCTGGATGCCGCGAATACGGTGGCGGTCCGCTATTGGGTAGGAAGCCGGCCGGAGGGGGATCCGCTGGCTTGGGAGGAACAGGCACGTGCGAGGCTGATGGAGTCGACGCGTCCGCCACCGGCCGATGATCTGCCGCTGCAGGCCGGGGTGAAGTGGGAAACGCTGCCGCTCGAGGAGTGGAAGGGTGGCTCGCCCGCAATGCTGGTGCATCTGCCGGATTGGAATGGTTTCGGACTCGCAACGGAGATCGGCGAGGGAAGATGGCTGAACGCGGTCTATGCGAAGCCGGGTTCTCCGGTGGGGCCACCGGGGTCCTATTATGTGTCGATGGCGATCACCGCGGTGCTTCTTTGCGTGGTGACTGCCCTGATTGCTAACCGGGTTGGCAGGCCATTGCGCCGTCTCACCGATGCGGCGGAGAAGCTCGGGCGCGGGGAAGAGACCGATCCGCTGCCGGAGGATGGGGCTGATGACATCCGGCGCACGGCCACGGCTTTCAACCGGATGCAATCGCGGCTGAAGCGCTATGTGGAGGATCGCACGGGGATGATGGCGGCGATCAGCCATGACCTGCGGACGCCGATCACTTCGCTGCGGTTGCAGGCGGAGTTCGTGAGTGATGATGAGACGCGCGACAAGCTGGTGGCGACGCTGGATGAGATGAAGGCGATCACGGAAGCGAGCCTCGCCTTTGCCCGTGAGGAAGCGGCGTCGGAAGCGACGCGCTCGGTGGACATGGAGGCTTTGTTGGAGAGCCTCTGCGAAGATCTTTCGCAGCTAGGCTGGGAGGTGGAATTTGTCGGAAGCGAGGCGATGCCCTGGCGCTGCAGACCGGATTCGCTGCGTCGTGCCCTCAGGAACGTGATCGAGAACGCCGTGCGTTACGGGGGCGAGGCGACGGTAAGCATGAAGCTTGGTGCGAACGCGCTGGAGATCTTCGTGGATGACGATGGTCCGGGGATTTCCGAGGCGGATCGGGAGCGGGTGTTTGCGCCCTTTGTGAGATTGGAGAGTTCCCGGAACCGGGCGACGGGCGGGACAGGGCTTGGCTTGCCGATCGCGCGGACGATCCTGCGGAATCACGGGGGGGATTTGGTGTTGGCGAACCGGAAGGAGGGAGGGCTGAGAGCGGTCCTGCATTTGCCGCGGGATTGA
- the rplT gene encoding 50S ribosomal protein L20, with protein MPRATNSPASRARRKRVLHRAKGFRGFRSKLFRYAKDAVRKAMTYEYRDRKKRKGQFRRLWIQRISAATRNEGLTYSRFIEGLNAAGIEADRKILADIAVKDAAAFSAIIAQAKAALEKKAAA; from the coding sequence ATGCCACGCGCAACCAACAGCCCGGCTTCCCGCGCCCGTCGCAAGCGTGTCCTTCATCGCGCCAAGGGCTTCCGCGGATTCCGCTCGAAGCTCTTCCGCTACGCGAAGGACGCGGTCCGGAAGGCGATGACCTACGAATACCGCGACCGCAAGAAGCGGAAGGGCCAGTTCCGTCGTCTCTGGATCCAGCGTATCAGCGCTGCGACCCGCAACGAAGGCCTGACCTACTCCCGCTTCATTGAGGGTCTCAATGCAGCCGGCATCGAAGCCGACCGCAAGATCCTCGCGGACATCGCCGTCAAGGACGCAGCCGCGTTCTCCGCGATCATCGCCCAAGCGAAGGCCGCCCTCGAGAAGAAGGCAGCCGCCTGA
- the rpmI gene encoding 50S ribosomal protein L35 has product MPRVSGKAKTRKAVAKRFKVTGTGKVLRRKQGARHLLQCKNRKRKRSLTSAALVSDADIKNVKENLPFH; this is encoded by the coding sequence ATGCCACGCGTCTCAGGAAAAGCAAAGACTCGAAAGGCTGTTGCCAAGCGATTCAAGGTGACAGGAACCGGTAAGGTTCTGCGCCGGAAGCAAGGCGCCCGGCACTTGCTCCAATGCAAGAACCGTAAGCGCAAGCGGAGCCTTACCAGCGCCGCACTTGTGTCCGATGCCGACATCAAGAACGTGAAGGAAAACCTTCCGTTCCATTAA
- a CDS encoding metal-dependent hydrolase, with the protein MDSVTQAALGAVMGELVLGRQLGRRAIGWGALFGTLPDLDVIFSPVLDTARTLAFHRGISHSILLMVVVSVWLAKPLARRWKKDKVTPQRAGLFVFLAWSTHVLIDVFTTYGTKVFSPFSGYPASFDNLFIIDPVFTIPLVVAVVIGLFVKPKEWKKGKGLRSAWWCLGVSCFYVGLSFWAKYAVGKSIEGDLARRGVAWQRKMEAPTPFNIILWRAVIERPGEFWIGYRSIFDSSEVPVRWIVVPKGEDAMATHKEQREVRTVLNFSKGWWIARKVPGGVWIADLRFGEGRAWDDKGLALRPRFAWNFQAEDQKDRLHFRSPDARGGSEMLRRMVRRAMGETAAWESSTDAGPRLIGNPGQAAVYDPTAGAGLQEYLAEHR; encoded by the coding sequence GTGGATTCGGTCACGCAGGCGGCGCTGGGCGCGGTGATGGGGGAGCTGGTGCTGGGGCGCCAGCTCGGGCGGCGTGCGATCGGGTGGGGAGCGCTCTTCGGAACGCTGCCGGATCTGGACGTGATTTTTTCCCCGGTGCTGGATACCGCCCGGACCCTCGCCTTCCACCGGGGCATTTCGCACTCGATCCTGCTGATGGTGGTGGTCTCGGTCTGGTTGGCCAAGCCGCTGGCCCGGCGCTGGAAGAAGGACAAGGTGACGCCGCAGCGGGCCGGGCTCTTCGTCTTTCTGGCGTGGAGCACCCACGTGCTGATCGATGTTTTCACGACCTACGGGACGAAGGTTTTTTCACCCTTTTCGGGGTATCCGGCCTCGTTCGACAACCTGTTCATCATCGATCCGGTTTTCACGATCCCGCTGGTGGTGGCGGTGGTGATCGGGCTCTTCGTGAAGCCGAAGGAGTGGAAAAAGGGCAAGGGGCTGCGCTCCGCTTGGTGGTGTCTGGGGGTGAGTTGCTTCTACGTGGGGCTGAGTTTTTGGGCGAAATACGCGGTCGGGAAGTCGATCGAGGGGGATCTCGCGCGGCGCGGGGTGGCGTGGCAGCGGAAGATGGAAGCGCCTACGCCCTTCAACATCATTCTATGGCGGGCCGTGATCGAGCGTCCGGGGGAATTCTGGATCGGGTATCGTTCGATCTTTGATTCCTCCGAAGTTCCGGTGCGCTGGATCGTGGTGCCGAAGGGCGAGGATGCCATGGCGACGCATAAGGAGCAGCGCGAGGTGAGGACGGTGCTGAATTTCTCAAAGGGTTGGTGGATTGCGCGGAAAGTGCCCGGGGGCGTGTGGATCGCGGATCTGCGTTTCGGCGAAGGGCGGGCTTGGGATGACAAGGGTTTGGCGCTGCGTCCGCGGTTTGCGTGGAATTTCCAGGCGGAAGATCAGAAGGACCGCCTCCATTTCCGGAGTCCGGATGCGCGTGGTGGCTCCGAGATGCTGCGACGGATGGTGCGCCGGGCGATGGGTGAGACGGCGGCGTGGGAGAGCTCCACGGATGCCGGCCCACGCTTGATCGGAAACCCGGGACAGGCCGCAGTTTATGATCCGACGGCGGGTGCGGGGCTGCAGGAATACCTAGCAGAGCATCGCTGA